Below is a genomic region from Hippea sp. KM1.
ATCGCCCTCTCCTAAAGGATTGTTTTTATCTGTTTTATATCCTGTTTTATCTGGCTTATCAGATCGGCTATTCTTTTAAACCTTCTCTCAGGCCTTATAAAATCTATAAATTCGATTGTTATTTTCTTGTGGTATAGATCACCATCAAAGTCGAATACAAAGGCCTCTATGTGTTTTTGCTTGCCCTTGAATGTGGGGTTAACGCCCACATTGACGGCTGCTGGGTATTTCTTTGAGTCTATATAAACATAGGCAGCATATACGCCGTTTGTTAGGAGTATCTCGTTGGTGGGATAGATGTTTGCCGTAGGAAAACCCAGGGATGAGCCGCGCCTTTCCCCCTCCCTCACAATGCCGGATATGGTGTAATTTCTGCCCAAGAACTCGTTGGCCAGCCTGATCTGACCCGTCCTTAAAAACTCCCTTATCTTTGTTGAACTTACGATCATGCCGTCTATCTTAAACGGCGGTATTACGATAAGCTCAAAGCCCAAGCTATTGGATAGCTCCCTCAATGTCTTTGTTGTTCCACTGGCCTTCTTGCCAAATGTATAGTCGTGTCCCACACATATCGCCCTTGCATGCATTCTATCTATGAGTATGTCTTTTACAAAGTTATACGGCTCCATCTGGGCAAACACTTCAGTAAAATGGGCGCAGACGATTATGTCTATACCAAAGCTCTCTATGATTTTGGCCTTTTCCTTGAATCTCTGAATCAAAAACGGCTCATCTATGTGCTCTATAACCTTTTTAGGATGGGGGTGGAATGTGAATACCGCTGGTGTTAGGTTGAGTTTTTTGCCCAACTTGACCGTTTCGTTTATGAGCGCCTGATGCCCATTGTGTATGCCGTCAAAGTTGCCCAATGCCATGGCCGTTGCCTCTATATCACACTCTGCGTATATATCCCTTATAACCCTCATACATTAAACCTGAAATAGACTACATCCCCGTCTTCCATGATGTAATCCTTGCCCTCAAGCCTCATTAATCCCTTTTCTTTGGCCTGTTTTTCGCCACCTGCGGCTATGTAGTCTTCGTATTTTATCACCTCAGCCCTGATGAAGCCCCTTTCTATGTCTGAGTGTATGACACCTGCAGCCTGCTTGGCCGTTGTGCCTTTCTTTATAGTCCAGCCCCTGACCTCTTTTTCGCCAGCGGTGAAGAATGTGATAAGGCCAAGCATTTTATAGCCCACCTTTGCAAGCCTATCAAGCCCCGACTCCTTTAGGCCCAGCATCTCCATGAATTCCACCCTTTCCTGATCAGACAGCCTGGATAACTCCTCTTCAACCTTGCTTGATAGAACGATCACGGGTGCGTTTTCCTTGTTTGCTATCTGTTTGACAACCTCTGAGTATTCATTGCCGTTTAGGCTATCCTCCGATACATTGGCCACATATATCACAGGCTTTGCGCTTAAAAGCCTCAACTCCTTTATAAGCTCTTTTTCCTCCTCATTCAGGCTCTCACCCCTTAGGGGTTTTCCACTCTCAAGAAGTCCTTTGAATCTATTTAATATCTCAAGCTCGGCTTTGGCCTTTTTATCACCGCTTTTTGCTATCTTAAGCGTCTTGTTCTCCCTGTTTTCTATGGTTTGTAAATCGGCAAGCATCAGTTCCGTATCGATGATCTCTATATCCCTTTTGGGGTCAACCTCACCGACCGAATGCACGATGTCCTCATCCTCAAAACACCTGACCACATGAACGATAACCTGCACATCCCTTATGTGCGATAAGAATTTATTGCCCAATCCTGCACCCTCGCTTGCACCCTTCACAAGGCCTGCTATATCGACAAACTCAACAACGGCCGGCGTTATCTTTTTGGGCTTTACCAGTTCTGCAAGCTTGTATAGCCTTTCGTCTTTGACCTCGGCTATACCCACATTGGGCTCGATTGTGCAGAACGGGAAGTTGGAGCTTTCTGCATTACCCCTGCTTAGGGCGTTGAATGTTGTTGATTTGCCGACATTGGGAAGGCCCACT
It encodes:
- a CDS encoding bifunctional riboflavin kinase/FAD synthetase, whose product is MRVIRDIYAECDIEATAMALGNFDGIHNGHQALINETVKLGKKLNLTPAVFTFHPHPKKVIEHIDEPFLIQRFKEKAKIIESFGIDIIVCAHFTEVFAQMEPYNFVKDILIDRMHARAICVGHDYTFGKKASGTTKTLRELSNSLGFELIVIPPFKIDGMIVSSTKIREFLRTGQIRLANEFLGRNYTISGIVREGERRGSSLGFPTANIYPTNEILLTNGVYAAYVYIDSKKYPAAVNVGVNPTFKGKQKHIEAFVFDFDGDLYHKKITIEFIDFIRPERRFKRIADLISQIKQDIKQIKTIL
- the ychF gene encoding redox-regulated ATPase YchF, with the translated sequence MGFKCGIVGLPNVGKSTTFNALSRGNAESSNFPFCTIEPNVGIAEVKDERLYKLAELVKPKKITPAVVEFVDIAGLVKGASEGAGLGNKFLSHIRDVQVIVHVVRCFEDEDIVHSVGEVDPKRDIEIIDTELMLADLQTIENRENKTLKIAKSGDKKAKAELEILNRFKGLLESGKPLRGESLNEEEKELIKELRLLSAKPVIYVANVSEDSLNGNEYSEVVKQIANKENAPVIVLSSKVEEELSRLSDQERVEFMEMLGLKESGLDRLAKVGYKMLGLITFFTAGEKEVRGWTIKKGTTAKQAAGVIHSDIERGFIRAEVIKYEDYIAAGGEKQAKEKGLMRLEGKDYIMEDGDVVYFRFNV